TTGTATCCCTTTAGCCAATGCgtttaatttgtattattaattGGGACGAGAGGGTCGGTTTTCTTTTACAAGCAGCCCCGTGAAGTGCTCTGAAAGAACAATCCAACATGTCATTTTAAAGACCTTAAGTGTAGGTTTGTGACGCAGGTTGTGCATCCCAGaatatgtaaaaatattttaattttctaACCAGAAAATTTCCACTAGCATTATGTGACAGACAGACATTTCCTCATTACATACCTCCTCTCTTAAGTGATGAACTGTTTTGCTCAATGTCCCGTGGGTAAACTGCAAAAGGCTGATATTGTATAAGACGTGGTCACTTAAGCTTATTTTGCATCAGACAATAAACATAATCGCACTGATCAGATAATCTGATCATATCTGCTGAGACAAAGTAAAGCCAAATCACGACAACAGCCTTCACAGATACCAACCGAAGTCTCTGTGTTCCTGCACGCATCATTTTAGCTCCATGCAACCGGCTTACAGGATCCTCCACAACAAAATCTTGCTGAGAAATGCAAATGagcggaaaaaaaaaccctaatcCTGTTTGCTGTAGTGAGCCTGCACAAAAGTTatacttcctcctcctgtccttaTCTGGCCGTCATCATCCCTCCGAGCTTTTGTTCCTCGCTCTGGCCCGCCGCCCGGTTTCAGGGGACAGGCTGGGTGTCATGTGTTGTCAACCTCATGGAGCCCCGGCGCACACCTCTCGTCTGCTCAGCATCAGGTGCTTATTGCTATATACTCATAACCTTTTATTCAGAGGTAATTACAATAATCACACAAATGCAGAGTGAATAGGACTCTCATCTATCTCAGAAAGTTTGCTTTGTCTCATATTTAATTCAAACTTTTCTCAAATCAACTGGTAATATatttgattttgcattttttactGCAACGTGGCTTATTGTCCATGTGGTTTATTGTGAATCAGAGTGATGAGAGGAACAAGCAAAGTCAACCAAATATTATTTTTCCCATGTTAAATCTAATTTTGGTTAGAAAGTACTTCTGCCATGAAAATTTGGTTAAAAGtttataaaacacacataaGTCCTTCAACGTAATCATCGTAAATCAATAACTACCTTATATGACAGTGGCATGCACGTCTTACATAATGTCTTATCTTTGGTAATGTACTTTAACTTTTCAAGTTTATCAACTCAGACCAAACTAACGTTGAATGTAACATCCACATTTCTAACTAGGCGTGACATTCTGCTCTCTGTTTATGCACACAGGATGTCACGAGCTGCTTCGCACGACAACAACCTGACGTTATGTACCAagtgtaaacaaaaacaaaaccactgaTTTTAGCAACGCCAAAACACAATGTCTCTTTTAATGCAAAGCAATATAAATAGACATTTACCCCCCAGCAGAAGATTGACAGCGATAGTTTATATAGTTTATGTACTGTGTCTGAAAAAAGCCCCCAAGTTGTTAGTGATGACGGCTGCAAGTCTCTGAATCAGCACAACGGCACTAGATGTCAGATTTACAGACACCATTGCTTTTTATTCACATTCGTATCACATAATGTGAACATCAATGTCCACGGAcgtgtatatatttattcacGAGCATGTTCAACCCAAATGAAAGCACAGAGATGAATGAAACGGCTCATGATAGCAACACcagcagaaagaagaagaattacTCCACTTAATACCGCATCAAACTAAAATGTTCTACGGCGGCTCCACCGGCGGGAGATGCGACCgaggaagaagaaatgaaagaacGAAGTGAATGCACACgtaaagagaagagaagaagagagcgcTCTATATTTCACGTTGAACTCACAGCCGTGTTTTGCTGACGGGATGCTCGAGGTGACGAACGGGGGAGCGAGGGGCGCGCGACGCGTCAGCCCGCCATCACACCGGGAACCGTCGATGTTCTTCCGACCCGCTTGTTTTTCAGTAGAACCGTTGAAATCCAACAACGCAGAATAGTCCGTCGTCATTCAACGGAGCGCAGGTGTTTGTTGTCGCTAGGTAGGCGACTCTGCAGGTAACTCAATCTGAAAGGGGAGGAGCTCCACGCTCACTTTAAGTGGGGGGGCGctatactgtaatatatatatatatatataatattatgtaTAGTAGTACATGTGGTCTGAAGTGCAGAGGATATATGTGTGCTAcaataaaaatctaaaaaactataaggatgtgtgtgtgtgtgtgtgtgtgtgtgtgtgtgtgtgtgtgtgtgtgtgtgtgtgtgtgtgtgtgtgtgtgtgtgtgcgtgcgtgtgtgcgcatgtgagAGAGAGGAATAAAGAAAAGGAGACTGGGGTTGCCTGTCCACCCACTATAAACTGGTTCCTTACCCCCTTTCTCTAGTTAACCTAAGTTATTGgctaattaaaataaacaaaaaatggagtaatggaacaataacaacaaaactttcctttttttgtcctAAATCAATGTTGCCAGACAGACTAACTTTGAATGAAAACAATACCACCATCTACTGGAGAAAGGATGAACATACATATGAAACTTGGTAAATGTGGTACGtttaccatccatccatcttcacaccgcttatccttcACACAGGGTCGTCTATCCCAGCTAACTTCAGGCAATAGATggggttcaccctggattgattgccagccaatcacagggctacacaaagacatacaaccattcacacacctacgggcaatttagagtccccaattaacctgattcCCAGTGcttgtctttggactgtgggaggaagccggagaacccacaTGGAGAAcgtgcagactccacacagaaaggccaccgGGCGGAGTCAAACTCAGGAGCCACTCCCGTTTACCATATATTTActaaatataattaataataatcaattgtgaaacaaatatatatttttttgttattttttattaacaatTAACTTGAAAAATGTAGCACATGGATACATACAATAcaaggaaatgcaaaaaaaaccctgagaAATCCTCACAGCACATATTAACCGGAACCGTAAACTGTTTCACATTACAAACAATGAAACTGTCTTGAAGACAAAGATCTGATTTTTCCTTTCAGATGGGCTGTGAGTTAAACTGTAACATTTTTATCAACAATTAACttgaaaaatgtaatacaaGGATACATACAATACACGGAAATGCAAAAAACCCAACTGTCAATAAAAGTATGTTTTTGTGCTCTCATCTCAAATATCAAATACTCTGCCATTCATTGTAGCTGGTGAGGTAAAATGAGGTTTCTCCTGAGAAAGAAACTGATCTGGCCAGTCGgcataaaaagaagaaagtcaGGACTCCATCTAAGGAATAGAAAAAGAGTAAGACACCGCTGAGGACCACGTCCAGAGGTATCACGTAGGTCTGATAGAACAGGAAGTAGAGTGTCGGCAAGATAGTTATCCCAGTCACAATGAGGTGACTAAGAGTAGGACCCGTAGTCTCCATCAGGTGGACCCTCACTCCTGCAGACAGGGGTCAAAGTCGGTGAAAGAGGGATGTCAGTTACCATTTAGTCTGTTGTTTTCTGTATATGCGCATGTAAGCAAACACCCTTTTTATAAccattcttctttctttctgcttagtatgtatttttttattggcaGACGAATATGTTCCCATGTTTCCCCATGGGAtggtggaaatataaataataatacacctCAATTTCTTGAGGTgtattatgtatatttatatatgtgtttgGATATACGTACTTTGTAATTACTGGGTGCCTCAAAGGTAGCAATAATATATAACAATGAAAGAACTATAGATGTATTTTATGCAGAAACTGGCATGGTCCAGGGCTCCACGCTGATGGGGCTGCACGTTCATATTTGAGGCACGCTTAGGAATCATCATTCCCAATATATGACTCTCACCAGAGTACAGATGAAGGACCTGCAGAATAACCAGGAGGATCAGCACTCCGACATCCCAGACCAGAGCACCAGTGCGATAAGCCAACAGCAACCCTGAGAGCAACAGACTCATTCGGCGTTCTCTACAGAAACagaaaagcccccaaaaaacGACTCAAAAAAGATGTGTACTCACTCTTTCTGGAGATCAAAAAAAGAGTTAAGATGAAATAGAAGACAGAGTAAACTGCTGTCTCAATCAGCACTAGCttggaaaaaacagaaaacagctggGTGTGGAGTTAAGGAATAGTCGGTTATCATCAGTTCGtcagtgacagagagagaatgtCCTTCTTTTGACGTTACACAGAGAAGGATACTGCCATGTAGATAGAGAGCGATGGGGGGGGGACtactttaaaaagttattttccttCGCAGTTTATAATTAATAAAACCAgagcagataaataaatatacgaATCACTTATTTAGCGGTTTGATGTCATGCTAAGTGGTTAGCTTCAATGCGCGCCTACAGCAACCATAGCAACGCATCTGCCTACCAGCTCCGAGCCCcgccattttgtttttgctttcgcGGGTTGACTTCCCTTTAAACAAAAGAGGTGaaactacggtggccctgaagtgcaaaacacaacagcaaataggaaaacacaacgtatattaaatatactgttcatatatattgtttatataaaagtgctatatatatattttttttttttgaagagctCTTCATTGGAGCAATTGATGCCAACATTGGAAACAGAGGGAGAGCCAGAGGAGTGAGAGTAAGAGTGAGAGTAAGAGTGAGAGTAAGAGTGAGCGTAAGAGTGAGCGTAAGAGGACGAGTAAGAGGACGAGTAAGAGTGAGagtaagagaaagagaaagagtaagagtgagagtgagagtgaaaGTAAGAGTAAGAGGACGATGACGAGTAAGAGGACGAGGAAGGCCAAGGACCGTAATCTCTGATGAGATCCGAGCCACTTTGGTTGATCATCTGGTCAACCATGTAAATCCATGTAAAGTATTTAGGAAATGTATACCTActttgtatttacagtattttactatTTGTTTGGCAGAACTGAAAGATTACCAACACAAGATGGTCGGGAACGTTTTCTGTCTCCTGAACAGGAAACTGAAATCATAAAAATGGTCCTAGAAAACAACGGCATAACATTACAGCGAATACAAAGAAACATAATAGAAAACAATGACATATTTCAAAATGTTGATAGGGTTGATGCtgtctttcggggggaggtgctattatcccaatatacatggcagtgaataaatcgaatcattggccgaaagcatattgtcatatccgatacgataggtggcgctgttttcattacaactagttgtgatacagccatttctgcttgaccgcttcaccactaccaacaacaacaacaacaacaacatcaacattaggagaaagatggcgagcggagagcaatatgaagctacatccctctactatttgtgcatgatgctaataggagcacagcgaatgcgaatggcgctattggctgatttgataacggagagaagacgccgggatctcaagcatgcgcaaagacacaaagtccagttcctcatccgattcaccgttacatgccgcaatagtccaactatcaactggatcgagttatccaggggtgttaatcggatcgtagtcggaccgcacgtagtcggacaaaggtgtttacatgaaaggGATCATtccatttcagtccgactaagccagttattggaatccatgtaaccacgctgcgTGTCTTGCGCAGAAATCATCTCAGGATGAAGCAGGTCTACAGGGTGCCATTTGAACGCAATTCAGAAAGAGTCAAAGAATTGCGATATAACTGTGTGCAAGTGAGTCCCACAATTGATGCTCTCAACATGCAgcatagttgttgtttttgctgtaaCTGTGTACAGTAATTCTTCTGTTGTTTTGTATATGTGCGACTTTGTGTTGTTTAAGAATGGGATGTACACCGTGGACATTGTTTTtgtgggaaaaataaaatatatttgttaccgtgtatttgtgtgttctgAGTATAAAAACCATATTCTCATATATTTTACAACACACTTCTGTATGTACTGTCTGTAGGAAGTTTaacactgaacaaaaaaaaggcctaAGTCATTATGATGAATGGAGAAGAAGTGTTTTCCATTCATCATCGTGTTTTACGAGCACATCAGTGTTACTGGTTCTTATAAATCTCTATTCATATGATGGTTTGTGTTagtcatttgaaaacaaaataccaTTTTGAGAAGAAACAAcattctttttaatgtaaagTTTCATTTTGCAGGAGAATTGAGGGCTTTtgcccattgtgtgtgtgtgtgtgtgttttttgatttgtgtgtagAGTTCTGAGAATATGAGGCATTCTTTCAGAAAACGAGAAAAACTGTAAtccattaaacattaaaatgcattaaaaatcaatcaataaacaCACAATACATTAAAACATCAGAGAAGAACAATTAAATGTaagaattaaataataataatagtatacAGTGAGTATATGTTCAGTGAAGTAAGGGTGAAATAGAAGCACCGTATGTACAGTGGAGTGGAATAGTtcttgaattaaattaaatcaaaacagTAGTGCAATGGTTATTGATAATTGATAATTAAACGAGGATTTAGCCAGAGGTGATTTCTTGTGCATGTCTCACCTCtgaatgctgctcccccaggaGACAATGGCAAGTACAGGCGTAAACATTTAATCTTGACCTGTTCATTTCACAAATAGAAGGTAAGTCCCCTTAAGGTGACTTTGTTCACATTTATGTCCACACGCCACACAAGAGGACAAGTGGACTCACACTCACAATTCCACAAACACGTTCAGTTAGCTCTATGAGATAAGAAATATAGAATGACAAAATGAACTGTTTTATCATAGCCAGCTGTTTCATTGTCCCCTGCAGCCTCTATCCGTTTCTCTTTCTTGCTTGTCCTCTGAAACAATCTGCATAGTGTGGCTGAAAGAACGGAGGCGTTGTCCGGGCTGAATGGGGGGAAAGcagaggggtggaggggctgTAGAGAGAGATGCTCCAGCTGTGGGGGAACAAGACAACACAACAGCATCTCACATGTgggtgagagggaggggggtgggcgtCAAGGCTGTGGGGGCTGCACACAGTGGCATTGttataaggggggggggatgcagctGATAACGTTGAGAGAAATGGATCATTCCTCCCTTTGGGAAGCCCGGGCACAAAACATTCCTCTTACTGTATGTT
The DNA window shown above is from Gasterosteus aculeatus chromosome X, fGasAcu3.hap1.1, whole genome shotgun sequence and carries:
- the LOC144383615 gene encoding transmembrane protein 80-like, encoding MALFSVFSKLVLIETAVYSVFYFILTLFLISRKRLLLAYRTGALVWDVGVLILLVILQVLHLYSGVRVHLMETTGPTLSHLIVTGITILPTLYFLFYQTYVIPLDVVLSGVLLFFYSLDGVLTFFFLCRLARSVSFSGETSFYLTSYNEWQSI